In Capricornis sumatraensis isolate serow.1 chromosome 16, serow.2, whole genome shotgun sequence, a genomic segment contains:
- the PRRG4 gene encoding transmembrane gamma-carboxyglutamic acid protein 4 codes for MFLLLVLLSQLPVVTFAFPHCTRSPSEESRHAREVFTSKEEANLFIHRHLLYNRFDLELFTPGDLERECIEELCNYEEAREIFVDEDKTMKFWQEYSVRGPTTKSDTNREKIDVMGLLTGLIAAGVFLVILGLAGYYLCITKCHRQQYPGSSDIYVRRGRHTPSIIFRRPEEAVLSPSPPSLEDTGLPSYEQAVALTRKQSVSPPPPYPGLANDFRVFKKSMSLPSH; via the exons ATGTTTCTACTCCTGGTGCTACTCAGCCAACTGCCCGTAGTTACCTTCGCGTTTCCTCATTGCACAAGAAGTCCCTCGGAAGAGTCTAGGCATGCGAGAGAAG TATTTACATCAAAAGAAGAAGCAAACCTGTTCATACATAGACACCTCCTATATAATAGATTTGATTTGGAGCTCTTCACTCCCGGTGACCTAGAAAGAGAATGCATAGAAGAACTTTGTAATTATGAGGAAGCCAGAGAGATATTTGTGGATGAAGATAAAACG ATGAAATTTTGGCAAGAATATTCAGTTAGAGGACCAACCACAAAATCAG ATACTAACAGAGAGAAAATCGACGTTATGGGCCTTCTGACTGGATTAATTGCTGCTGGAGTATTTTTGGTTATTTTGGGATTAGCTGGTTACTATCTTTGTATCACCAAGTGTCACAGGCAACAATATCCAGG TTCTTCAGACATCTACGTAAGAAGGGGCAGGCACACTCCTTCCATCATCTTCAGAAGACCAGAGGAGGCTGTCTTGTCTCCATCGCCACCTTCATTGGAAGATACAGGATTACCTTCTTATGAACAGGCAGTGGCATTGACCAGAAAACAGAGTgtttcaccaccaccaccttatcCCGGGCTGGCAAATGATTTTAGGGTATTTAAAAAGTCTATGTCACTCCCATCTCACTAA